One genomic window of Terriglobales bacterium includes the following:
- a CDS encoding alginate export family protein: MSGIRSRTATAHGLGAGLLAAILVALTLAASPAAAQTDDSPTPKKFPLKVTVQVRLRLENWDWFDTPLADGTYEFLASQLRLGIGQDRETWDWQIELAQPTLLGLPDNAIAPAPQGQLGLGASYFAANDFDRNVAGVFPKQAYVRLKGLGGDKASRLRLGRYEFVDGAETAPKDATLAALKRDRIAHRLIGTFAFSHVGRSFDGVEYSRSTPASNITVMGGRATQGVFDTHGSIDLDVDVMYGAYTRVVHKQATGEWRAFVLHYHDGRGALKVDNRPLPVRRADHENIRVTTVGGHYLDVFSAGGGKVDVLLWGAWQFGDWGALTHSAGAGAVEAGYQSPWKLKPWFRLGYFRSSGDGDPADGDHNTFFQVLPTPRIYARFPFFNLMNNEDAFAELILRPHAKVTLRSDIHWLRLGNSRDLWYLGGGAFQDTTFGYVGRPSGGRKSLATFADVSADWKVSPQVSLSFYLGGAFSRSAIAASYPDAGNGRFSYLELNWRR, encoded by the coding sequence ATGTCGGGTATCCGGAGCAGAACGGCTACGGCTCATGGGCTTGGCGCGGGGTTGCTGGCGGCCATCCTGGTTGCGCTGACGCTGGCGGCAAGTCCTGCGGCGGCGCAGACTGACGACAGTCCGACTCCGAAGAAATTCCCCCTCAAGGTGACGGTGCAGGTGCGCCTGCGGCTGGAGAACTGGGACTGGTTCGACACGCCACTGGCCGATGGCACTTATGAATTCCTCGCCTCACAATTGCGCCTGGGAATCGGGCAAGATCGCGAGACCTGGGACTGGCAGATCGAACTGGCTCAGCCGACGCTGCTTGGGTTGCCGGACAATGCCATCGCACCCGCCCCGCAGGGTCAGTTGGGCCTGGGAGCGAGCTACTTCGCGGCCAACGATTTTGACCGCAACGTTGCCGGCGTGTTCCCCAAGCAGGCGTACGTCCGGCTGAAGGGACTGGGTGGCGACAAGGCCAGCCGCTTGCGACTGGGCCGCTATGAGTTTGTCGATGGAGCCGAAACGGCTCCCAAGGACGCCACATTGGCCGCGCTCAAGCGCGACCGCATTGCCCATCGATTGATCGGCACTTTCGCTTTTTCGCATGTGGGTCGCAGCTTCGACGGAGTCGAGTATTCCCGTTCGACACCGGCTTCGAACATCACGGTCATGGGGGGACGCGCCACGCAAGGCGTGTTCGACACCCACGGCAGCATCGATCTCGACGTGGATGTGATGTACGGCGCCTATACGCGCGTCGTTCACAAGCAGGCTACGGGTGAGTGGCGCGCGTTCGTCCTGCACTACCATGACGGCCGCGGGGCGCTGAAAGTGGACAACCGGCCGCTGCCGGTGCGGCGGGCCGACCACGAGAACATCCGCGTGACGACGGTCGGCGGACACTACCTCGACGTCTTTTCCGCGGGCGGCGGCAAAGTGGACGTGCTCCTGTGGGGGGCGTGGCAGTTCGGCGATTGGGGCGCGCTCACCCACAGTGCCGGCGCGGGCGCAGTCGAAGCGGGCTACCAGTCCCCCTGGAAGCTCAAGCCCTGGTTCCGGCTGGGTTACTTCCGCTCCTCCGGCGACGGCGACCCGGCGGACGGCGACCACAACACTTTCTTTCAGGTGCTGCCCACACCGCGCATCTACGCGCGCTTTCCGTTCTTCAACCTGATGAACAACGAGGACGCCTTCGCGGAGCTGATCCTGCGGCCACACGCCAAGGTGACGTTGCGCAGCGACATCCACTGGCTGCGACTGGGCAACTCCCGTGACCTTTGGTATCTGGGTGGCGGCGCGTTCCAGGACACCACGTTCGGATATGTGGGCCGCCCCAGTGGTGGGCGGAAGAGTCTGGCCACTTTCGCCGACGTGAGCGCCGACTGGAAGGTCAGTCCCCAGGTGTCACTGTCCTTCTATCTCGGCGGAGCCTTCTCGCGCAGCGCGATCGCCGCCAGTTATCCCGACGCCGGGAATGGCCGGTTTTCCTACCTCGAACTCAACTGGCGCCGATAG
- a CDS encoding NnrS family protein: MGTITKESSVRDVVAGHPATRRVFDRHGLQGCGGELGPNETLEFFAAVHQMDVDQLIRELEAEAQRPGASTYVYRETLPDYIYRRFFKAGVLTVLSVGCLWGAFNLWTIGTKGSFLQLGLLSSIHAHAHAMIFGWIGLFVMGFAYQSFPRFKNTTLWRPELANLSFWLLAAGIIARVVAELWQPAIWAVALAATSAMAEILAVTLFLLVLYRTARQSVEPHNPYEKFMGAAFLWFFAGTVLSHVFFFAKLTAASQEQLIHRIALIDGPLREIQLLGFAAFIIAGVSQRLVPTIYGFPAPKRDRRSWIFGLMMASLLLNIASYVLFLTTRNRIFGIGLELAYIMMPIWAVLLVRQINLFAAPERPDRTLKFIRAAYFWLLVATAMMPFFIPYSLLTHQGFAHAYMGAHRHAFTVGFISLMIMGVSAKIVPILAGVDARSLSSLWGPFLLVNIGNTARVTLQLATDFTPVAFPLVGVTGFIEVVGLAWWGIELWRTMNLASTHRPKQLVMPLPLGAR; this comes from the coding sequence ATGGGAACGATCACCAAAGAGAGCAGCGTGCGGGACGTGGTGGCCGGTCATCCAGCGACGCGCCGCGTCTTCGACCGACACGGCTTGCAAGGTTGCGGCGGCGAGCTGGGACCGAATGAGACGCTGGAGTTCTTCGCCGCCGTGCACCAGATGGACGTGGACCAGTTGATCCGCGAACTGGAGGCCGAGGCGCAGCGGCCCGGCGCGTCGACCTACGTATACCGCGAGACGCTGCCGGATTACATCTATCGGCGTTTCTTCAAGGCAGGTGTGCTGACCGTGTTGAGCGTGGGCTGTCTCTGGGGCGCGTTCAATCTCTGGACCATCGGGACGAAGGGCAGCTTTCTGCAGCTGGGACTGCTCTCTTCCATTCATGCCCACGCGCACGCCATGATCTTCGGTTGGATCGGCCTGTTCGTCATGGGCTTCGCCTACCAATCCTTCCCGCGCTTCAAGAACACCACGCTGTGGCGGCCGGAACTGGCCAACCTCAGCTTCTGGCTGCTGGCGGCCGGGATTATTGCCCGCGTAGTCGCGGAGTTGTGGCAGCCGGCGATCTGGGCCGTAGCGTTGGCGGCAACCTCGGCCATGGCGGAGATCTTGGCGGTCACGCTCTTTCTTCTGGTGCTCTATCGCACCGCCAGACAGTCGGTGGAGCCGCACAATCCGTACGAGAAGTTCATGGGCGCTGCCTTCCTCTGGTTCTTCGCCGGCACCGTGCTCAGTCACGTCTTCTTCTTCGCCAAGCTCACGGCCGCGAGCCAGGAGCAGCTCATCCACCGCATCGCGCTCATTGACGGCCCGCTGCGCGAGATCCAGTTGCTCGGCTTTGCCGCCTTCATCATCGCCGGGGTGAGCCAGCGGCTGGTGCCGACCATCTACGGCTTCCCCGCTCCCAAGCGCGACCGTCGTTCCTGGATCTTCGGCTTGATGATGGCCAGCCTGCTGCTGAACATCGCCAGCTACGTGCTTTTCCTCACCACCCGGAACCGCATCTTCGGCATTGGGCTGGAACTGGCCTACATCATGATGCCGATCTGGGCGGTGCTGCTGGTCCGGCAGATCAACCTCTTCGCCGCGCCCGAGAGGCCCGACCGCACTCTCAAGTTCATCCGCGCGGCCTACTTCTGGCTGCTGGTGGCCACCGCCATGATGCCGTTCTTCATTCCTTACAGCCTGCTCACCCACCAGGGATTCGCGCATGCCTACATGGGAGCGCACCGGCACGCATTCACCGTCGGGTTCATCAGCCTGATGATCATGGGTGTGAGCGCCAAGATCGTTCCCATCCTTGCCGGGGTAGACGCGCGGTCGCTCAGTTCGCTCTGGGGTCCGTTCCTGCTGGTGAACATCGGCAACACGGCCCGGGTGACGCTCCAACTGGCAACCGACTTCACACCCGTCGCCTTCCCGCTGGTCGGCGTCACGGGATTCATTGAGGTCGTCGGTCTGGCGTGGTGGGGCATCGAGCTGTGGCGCACCATGAACCTGGCGAGCACACACCGTCCGAAGCAACTGGTCATGCCTCTCCCGCTTGGTGCTCGTTAG
- a CDS encoding Rrf2 family transcriptional regulator — MISATSRYAMRALIRLAQERPGAWSLGRDLAREAHVPEQYLPKLMLMLRHAGLVAASRGTRGGYRLDRPAAEIHLRDVVEVFEGPLEQPDCLLGVNPECTDDRPCSAHAPWKKLRDAYVQFLSGTTIGDLAASAPSPAGAGERQE; from the coding sequence GTGATCTCAGCCACGTCGCGGTACGCCATGCGCGCACTCATTCGATTGGCCCAGGAGCGGCCAGGGGCATGGTCGCTGGGTCGCGATCTCGCGCGGGAGGCGCACGTGCCGGAGCAGTACTTGCCCAAGCTGATGCTCATGCTGCGGCACGCGGGTCTGGTTGCAGCCTCGCGGGGCACGCGGGGTGGTTACCGCCTGGACCGCCCAGCGGCAGAGATTCACCTGCGCGATGTGGTGGAAGTGTTCGAGGGTCCGTTGGAACAACCGGACTGTCTGCTCGGCGTCAACCCTGAGTGCACCGACGACCGCCCCTGTTCGGCGCACGCGCCCTGGAAAAAGTTGCGCGATGCTTATGTGCAGTTTCTGAGCGGGACGACGATCGGAGACCTGGCAGCAAGCGCTCCATCCCCCGCGGGTGCCGGGGAAAGGCAAGAGTGA